From the genome of Varibaculum prostatecancerukia, one region includes:
- the eno gene encoding phosphopyruvate hydratase → MTVSLIIAINAREILDSRGNPTVEVEVLLDSGASSRAAVPSGASTGAFEAVERRDGDEHRYQGKGVQDAVQAVIDDIAPELIGEDACEQRRIDDIMMRLDGTPNKGKLGANAILGVSLAVAHAAAEDSDMPLFKYLGGPNAHVLPVPMMNILNGGSHADSNVDIQEFMIAPIGAETFAEALRMGAEVYHTLKSVIKDRGLSTGLGDEGGFAPNLDSNAEALDLICEAIKKAGYEPGKDVALALDVASTEFFEDGKYNFEGEARDTEYMVKYYDELVAKYPIVSIEDPLSEDEWDAWKALTAHIGDKVQLVGDDLFVTNPERLARGIKEGIANSLLVKVNQIGSLTETLQAVEDAHRAGYTTMTSHRSGETEDVTIADLAVATNSGQIKTGAPARSERVAKYNQLLRIEDELGEAAVYAGRSAFPRFKA, encoded by the coding sequence ATGACCGTGTCACTAATCATAGCTATTAATGCCCGTGAGATTCTGGATTCTCGCGGAAACCCCACAGTGGAAGTAGAAGTCCTTTTGGATTCCGGCGCTTCCAGCCGCGCCGCGGTTCCCTCCGGTGCTTCTACCGGTGCCTTTGAAGCAGTAGAACGTCGGGACGGCGATGAGCACCGCTACCAAGGCAAAGGCGTACAGGATGCCGTACAGGCAGTTATTGACGATATCGCCCCGGAGCTAATCGGTGAGGATGCTTGCGAGCAGCGCCGTATTGACGACATTATGATGCGTCTGGATGGCACCCCGAATAAGGGCAAACTGGGCGCCAACGCGATTTTGGGTGTTTCCCTAGCCGTCGCTCATGCAGCAGCGGAAGATTCCGATATGCCGTTGTTCAAGTACCTGGGTGGGCCAAACGCCCACGTACTGCCGGTTCCTATGATGAACATTTTGAACGGTGGATCCCACGCGGACTCCAATGTGGACATTCAAGAGTTCATGATTGCCCCCATTGGTGCCGAAACTTTCGCCGAAGCACTGCGGATGGGTGCCGAGGTCTACCACACTTTGAAGAGCGTTATTAAAGATCGTGGTCTTTCGACCGGTCTAGGTGACGAGGGCGGTTTCGCCCCCAACCTGGACTCCAACGCAGAAGCTTTGGATTTGATTTGCGAGGCTATCAAGAAGGCCGGATACGAACCGGGTAAGGATGTAGCTCTGGCACTGGATGTGGCGTCCACCGAGTTCTTCGAGGATGGCAAGTACAACTTCGAGGGCGAGGCGCGTGACACCGAATACATGGTGAAGTACTACGACGAGCTGGTTGCCAAGTATCCGATTGTATCCATTGAAGATCCCCTGTCGGAGGACGAATGGGATGCCTGGAAGGCTCTGACTGCCCATATTGGTGACAAAGTTCAGCTGGTGGGCGATGACCTGTTCGTGACTAACCCCGAGCGTTTGGCGCGTGGCATTAAAGAGGGTATCGCTAACTCTCTGTTGGTAAAGGTAAACCAGATTGGTAGCCTGACCGAAACTCTGCAGGCGGTAGAGGACGCGCACCGCGCCGGTTACACCACTATGACTTCGCACCGCAGCGGTGAGACCGAAGATGTAACTATCGCTGACCTTGCGGTAGCCACCAACTCTGGTCAGATCAAGACTGGCGCTCCGGCGCGCTCCGAGCGGGTCGCGAAGTACAACCAGCTGCTCCGGATTGAGGATGAGCTCGGTGAAGCCGCCGTCTATGCTGGGCGTAGCGCCTTCCCGCGCTTTAAGGCCTAG
- a CDS encoding helix-turn-helix transcriptional regulator has product MLKSVAVLDEQPAIGLGIREVILEDTAMTFLGSFNTINGFLQSFPEEKADENSSIAVILAGNLADDSQLLDNLDRLCALGFTVLPYLQSEETALVPAVTKRPCCNKTVFKCEPLAHLLTALCQPHGEKNRGQSNKADENSESPQPNCLLLSPNELRVLELYGFRGLPAKTVARQLGLTTNTVNTYVQRIRRAYAAQGRPASSRLDLYHRFKEDFPEYSENEEPQELSDSQADADSE; this is encoded by the coding sequence ATGCTTAAATCTGTAGCGGTATTGGACGAACAACCCGCAATCGGCCTCGGGATTCGCGAGGTGATTTTAGAGGACACCGCCATGACCTTTTTGGGAAGTTTCAACACTATAAATGGTTTTTTACAGAGTTTTCCGGAAGAGAAAGCGGATGAAAACTCCTCGATTGCGGTCATCCTAGCCGGTAATTTAGCTGACGACTCCCAACTTCTGGACAACCTAGACAGGCTATGTGCCTTAGGTTTTACGGTTCTGCCCTACCTGCAATCAGAGGAAACCGCCTTGGTACCCGCAGTCACCAAGCGCCCCTGCTGCAATAAAACAGTTTTCAAATGTGAGCCGCTAGCACACTTGCTTACTGCGCTCTGTCAACCCCACGGAGAAAAGAACCGGGGGCAAAGCAACAAGGCCGATGAAAATTCAGAGTCCCCCCAACCTAACTGTTTACTGCTTAGCCCTAATGAACTGCGAGTATTAGAACTCTACGGTTTTCGGGGACTGCCAGCGAAAACGGTTGCCCGCCAGCTAGGGCTCACCACCAACACGGTGAACACCTATGTACAGCGCATTAGGCGCGCCTATGCGGCTCAAGGCAGACCCGCTTCCTCCCGCCTAGATCTCTATCACCGCTTTAAGGAGGATTTCCCCGAGTATTCCGAAAATGAGGAGCCCCAAGAGTTATCTGATAGCCAAGCTGACGCCGACAGCGAATAG
- a CDS encoding nSTAND1 domain-containing NTPase, translating to MLEIYSSQELAAVLNQARQTKVSAGEKGYSIRDLAKRLDLAPSTLQGWLQGAHLPTLALREKFLQLLDELGLLTPEDNESFWQRTLDTLSRSKQGWIGCPYQGLLPYSAQTESVFYGREQLLGELENAITTAQGKRTKLVIVLGASGAGKTSLLSAGLVGKSCQPSGRLSHYQPRTLSAGEVIKQLPQLLAPADKTQWAKSLLIIDQLEDFLIANPDKVTTALDALYELAETRVVVLGVRSDALDALLQDVRFSRALSSPLIVTAPSVVEYGEIISRPALDAGRKITPELKELLLSQIQESTAEDASVLPQLSNLLLMVWKSTNNSLLTVSDYLKVGGLAGSLEKLADQFYQKLSASEREKLRSLLLSLVEVGEHRVTRRVIALSDVPEEYLELLESLSRERLVVIDGNNTQISHDTLLSSWRTLKGWIEESRIDLGLVRQIQIAAQLWAESGNSVEALRPSLFYAWENRKITRQVAFTKQEEEFLAACAREANRQEEEQQKRIADLRHRNRVVTLIATVAGVLLVATIAGFFQAYHYQKQATASKKDAESRQMALISREVRNSDTNLAAQFALAGLNIANTREARSALIETTSVPIPERILGEGGTVRVAGTSDGKVIARADSKGVVSLWRGGNIKEKPETFSPSSGQLFTLAVRKNAGRILLAVGGQKTASLWDVTAKPRRIGEYGANDVAYSVALTDRYLGFGFLNGKASLWELDQIDKPRAASSFQLDTPTAVTALAISPDQSQVAYGGQPGKLYLSDLSGNNKKLLDLGEGSALDVKFSPDGQELGAALTSREVRRWQARGDNAALSSLGGFFSFVNTLEYDQDQIIVGCSDTTTTIWDRAGRKLTSLPGREIITAATKVGNRIITGSVDGQLRHWPQSVLPLVNEDGYLIDSHTDRKNWVFVSRRLKTPALLKTEKDGLHRMKDPVMPAKFKSATRTEIAEDGEFLVTGTQSGELITWPLGQKGAGSPIVSKIGDEFLGEIRLSSDHKTAAVAKADELGVYLLNWDGKGWKQYGELPGQHYIMRILGNRGLMATAAEDASVAIYTLDAHPKRVGTIKTESLASALHYDAKRKYLYVGETGGRITINDVKNPKKPRLVAQLRGLQASVNELDVTLSDKYLFGISSDKKLWVWSLEPLNPNPYLSVQIDQIPYAIADTPAGYLIGGDKGVATVYPHSILEARKQVCKTIGEPIRKQEWDAVAPGVQPVSACKNK from the coding sequence ATGTTAGAAATATATTCCTCTCAAGAATTGGCAGCTGTTTTAAATCAGGCCCGTCAGACGAAAGTGTCGGCGGGTGAAAAGGGCTACTCTATCCGTGACCTCGCTAAACGTCTTGATCTCGCACCTAGCACCCTGCAGGGGTGGCTACAGGGTGCGCATCTGCCCACCCTCGCCCTACGCGAGAAATTCTTGCAGCTGCTGGACGAGCTGGGATTATTAACCCCCGAGGACAATGAATCTTTCTGGCAGCGCACTCTAGATACACTTTCCCGCTCTAAACAGGGATGGATCGGCTGTCCCTACCAGGGGTTACTGCCTTATAGCGCACAGACTGAAAGCGTATTTTACGGGCGTGAACAGCTGCTGGGGGAACTGGAAAACGCGATCACCACCGCTCAAGGCAAACGTACAAAACTGGTAATAGTGCTCGGCGCTTCCGGTGCGGGAAAAACTTCTCTGCTTTCAGCCGGTTTAGTAGGTAAATCCTGTCAACCATCTGGGCGGCTCAGCCACTACCAACCCCGGACTCTGTCGGCGGGAGAAGTGATTAAACAGCTTCCGCAGCTATTAGCGCCTGCCGATAAAACTCAGTGGGCAAAATCCTTGCTGATAATCGATCAACTTGAAGACTTTCTGATTGCAAACCCGGATAAAGTTACTACCGCGCTGGATGCCCTCTATGAACTGGCAGAAACCCGGGTAGTAGTTTTGGGGGTGCGTTCAGATGCCCTGGATGCATTATTGCAGGATGTACGCTTTTCCCGAGCTCTTTCCAGTCCGCTGATCGTCACGGCTCCCAGCGTCGTTGAATATGGGGAAATTATTTCCCGTCCCGCCCTGGATGCGGGGCGAAAGATCACTCCTGAACTTAAAGAGCTGCTGCTTTCTCAAATCCAGGAATCTACTGCCGAGGACGCCAGCGTACTTCCGCAGCTGTCTAACTTGCTGTTGATGGTTTGGAAGTCCACCAATAACTCGCTTTTGACCGTTAGTGATTACCTGAAAGTAGGCGGATTGGCGGGTAGCCTGGAAAAACTAGCCGACCAGTTTTACCAAAAACTCTCGGCCTCTGAGCGCGAAAAATTACGTTCTCTGCTGCTTTCGCTGGTGGAAGTGGGCGAACATCGGGTTACGCGGCGAGTAATAGCTCTTAGCGATGTTCCTGAAGAGTATCTGGAACTACTGGAAAGTCTCAGCCGCGAACGCCTGGTGGTAATCGATGGAAATAACACTCAGATCAGCCACGATACCTTGCTTTCTAGCTGGAGAACTTTAAAAGGGTGGATTGAAGAATCCCGGATTGATTTGGGCTTGGTTCGCCAGATTCAGATTGCCGCCCAGCTGTGGGCGGAATCGGGGAACTCCGTAGAGGCCTTGCGCCCCTCCCTATTTTATGCGTGGGAAAACCGCAAAATAACGCGGCAGGTGGCTTTCACCAAGCAGGAAGAGGAGTTTTTAGCAGCATGTGCCCGGGAGGCCAACCGCCAGGAAGAAGAACAACAAAAGCGAATCGCAGATTTGCGCCATCGGAATCGGGTAGTGACCTTGATTGCGACGGTAGCGGGGGTGCTGCTGGTAGCAACGATTGCCGGTTTCTTTCAGGCATATCACTATCAAAAGCAGGCAACTGCCTCCAAAAAGGATGCAGAATCGCGGCAGATGGCGTTGATTTCGCGGGAAGTGCGTAACTCGGACACCAACTTGGCGGCGCAGTTTGCCTTGGCCGGGTTGAATATCGCTAACACCCGCGAGGCACGTTCAGCGCTGATTGAAACTACCTCGGTTCCGATTCCCGAACGGATCCTGGGTGAGGGCGGAACGGTACGGGTGGCCGGCACCAGTGATGGCAAAGTGATTGCCCGTGCTGACTCTAAAGGGGTAGTGAGCCTGTGGCGAGGAGGCAACATCAAAGAAAAGCCGGAAACCTTCTCGCCCAGTTCCGGTCAGCTTTTTACCCTGGCGGTACGTAAAAATGCCGGTAGAATCCTTTTGGCGGTCGGGGGACAAAAGACCGCTTCTCTGTGGGATGTGACTGCTAAGCCCCGCCGGATTGGCGAATATGGGGCAAATGACGTGGCCTATTCGGTAGCTTTAACCGATCGGTATTTGGGGTTTGGGTTCCTGAATGGGAAGGCGAGTCTGTGGGAGCTGGATCAGATCGATAAACCTCGCGCGGCCTCCTCCTTCCAGCTAGATACCCCCACGGCGGTGACTGCTTTAGCTATTTCCCCTGATCAAAGCCAGGTAGCTTATGGAGGGCAGCCGGGGAAACTCTATCTTTCCGACCTTAGTGGAAATAATAAAAAGCTACTTGATTTGGGAGAAGGCTCTGCGTTAGATGTGAAGTTTTCTCCCGATGGTCAGGAGCTAGGGGCGGCGCTGACCAGCAGGGAGGTTCGTCGCTGGCAGGCGCGTGGCGACAATGCTGCACTCTCCAGCCTTGGCGGCTTCTTTTCCTTCGTAAACACCCTGGAGTATGACCAGGATCAGATCATTGTGGGCTGCTCGGATACCACCACTACTATTTGGGATCGCGCGGGACGCAAACTGACTTCGCTGCCGGGTCGTGAAATTATCACTGCCGCCACCAAGGTCGGAAACCGAATTATTACCGGAAGTGTCGACGGGCAGCTGCGGCATTGGCCGCAATCTGTGCTTCCTTTAGTTAATGAGGACGGGTATCTGATTGATTCCCACACTGATCGCAAGAACTGGGTGTTTGTTTCCCGGCGCCTAAAAACTCCCGCGTTGTTGAAGACTGAAAAAGATGGTTTGCACCGGATGAAAGACCCGGTGATGCCGGCGAAATTTAAGTCTGCCACGCGCACCGAAATTGCCGAAGATGGAGAGTTCCTGGTTACCGGGACCCAAAGCGGGGAGCTAATCACCTGGCCGCTAGGTCAAAAGGGTGCAGGTAGCCCGATTGTTTCCAAGATTGGGGACGAGTTTCTGGGGGAAATTCGCCTCTCTAGTGACCATAAAACCGCGGCGGTAGCCAAGGCTGATGAACTGGGTGTTTATCTGCTCAACTGGGATGGCAAGGGCTGGAAACAGTATGGGGAACTACCGGGGCAGCATTACATAATGCGGATTTTAGGGAATCGGGGACTGATGGCGACCGCCGCTGAGGATGCTTCGGTGGCGATATATACCTTGGATGCCCACCCTAAACGGGTGGGGACTATAAAAACTGAATCTTTGGCTTCTGCGCTGCACTATGACGCTAAACGAAAATATCTATATGTGGGAGAAACCGGCGGCAGGATCACTATTAATGATGTGAAGAACCCGAAGAAGCCACGTCTGGTTGCCCAGTTGCGGGGATTGCAAGCCTCGGTCAATGAACTGGATGTTACTTTGAGCGACAAATACCTGTTCGGGATTTCGTCAGATAAGAAACTGTGGGTGTGGTCTCTGGAGCCGCTAAACCCCAACCCCTATCTATCTGTGCAAATCGACCAGATTCCTTATGCTATCGCGGACACGCCAGCGGGTTACCTGATTGGCGGGGATAAAGGAGTGGCAACCGTATATCCGCATTCGATTTTGGAAGCGCGCAAACAGGTTTGTAAAACTATCGGCGAACCAATCAGAAAGCAAGAGTGGGATGCGGTAGCCCCCGGGGTGCAGCCGGTTTCTGCTTGCAAGAATAAGTAA
- a CDS encoding FtsB family cell division protein: protein MQRENTRKQGSAFRSVSPLVRSARRNRGRSPVAKAANRRVKLGSRFSVTVGTILVVASIFLLLVGAPLFDLVSQIEQRNKVHGQLVAAQQENRELRRQLELWNDSDYLTQQARERLGYVKPGETRYALVDPGKDYQARREARLEKLPERPWYLEVTHSVKMAGQRGQGKDASAQSRPKPAPGATAQSEEENKK from the coding sequence GTGCAAAGAGAGAACACCCGGAAGCAAGGGTCTGCTTTCCGGTCGGTATCGCCTTTGGTGCGCAGTGCGCGGCGTAATCGAGGACGCTCCCCGGTGGCCAAGGCAGCTAACCGGCGAGTAAAGCTAGGATCGCGGTTTTCGGTAACCGTAGGTACCATTCTGGTGGTGGCTTCCATCTTTTTGCTATTAGTAGGGGCGCCCCTATTTGACCTGGTAAGCCAGATAGAGCAACGCAATAAGGTACACGGGCAACTGGTTGCGGCGCAGCAGGAGAATCGAGAACTGCGTCGCCAATTAGAGCTATGGAATGATTCGGACTATTTAACCCAGCAGGCACGGGAACGGCTAGGTTACGTCAAACCCGGGGAAACCCGGTATGCGCTGGTTGATCCCGGCAAAGATTATCAGGCTCGCCGGGAGGCCCGCCTAGAAAAACTTCCGGAGCGCCCCTGGTATTTAGAGGTTACCCATTCGGTGAAAATGGCTGGTCAACGCGGGCAAGGTAAAGATGCGTCCGCGCAAAGCCGCCCAAAACCAGCACCGGGAGCCACTGCGCAAAGCGAAGAGGAAAACAAAAAGTGA
- a CDS encoding DUF501 domain-containing protein — protein sequence MSLQPNQVTDADLQTLSLQLGRVPRGVVRVAARCVCGAPAVVTTAPRLEDGSPFPTTFYLTLPSLVRVLSGLEASGKMVDYQQLLSEDEDLAAGYRRAHLEYIAARQRVGQKVGMGEVPEIAGVSAGGMPERVKCLHALVGHALAAGKGVNPIGDLVLADLAASGLWNSEHCQCE from the coding sequence GTGAGTTTACAACCTAACCAGGTTACAGATGCTGATCTTCAAACCCTGTCTTTACAGCTAGGGAGGGTTCCGCGAGGAGTGGTGAGAGTAGCCGCGCGCTGCGTATGTGGCGCTCCAGCGGTAGTAACTACCGCGCCGCGCCTAGAAGACGGATCTCCTTTTCCCACCACTTTTTATTTAACCCTCCCTTCTTTGGTACGCGTCCTCTCCGGCCTGGAAGCCTCCGGTAAAATGGTTGATTACCAGCAGTTACTATCTGAAGATGAGGATTTAGCGGCAGGGTATCGGCGCGCACACTTGGAGTATATTGCAGCTCGCCAGCGCGTAGGGCAGAAGGTAGGGATGGGCGAAGTTCCCGAAATTGCGGGAGTAAGCGCTGGCGGAATGCCAGAGCGGGTTAAATGCCTGCACGCCCTGGTCGGGCACGCGCTTGCAGCCGGTAAAGGAGTTAATCCCATCGGTGATTTGGTATTAGCCGACCTAGCGGCCAGCGGACTATGGAACAGCGAACACTGCCAATGCGAATAA
- a CDS encoding Ppx/GppA phosphatase family protein, translating into MALVAGIDCGTNSIRLIIARREAPDAPLEVLTRQMRIVRLGEGIDKTGEFAPAALERCFAAAEEYAQIIAEYGVDKIRFVATSASRDAKNREDFFTGIKERLGVTPEVISGEEEATLSFKGATSSFKDEDEPVLVVDIGGGSTEFVLGQRGRVIDTISTNMGSVRIFERYLAPVILAAKEGDGSLDPRQTPGIAKALIKASFAIDGLIDEADKKLGLDRARTLIGVAGTVTTITAHALGLEEYQPEKIHGSRITPAQMLRSCNWMMNQPVSVRAALGYMPTGRADVIGAGALVWSRIIERVNGEIELDGSGLKEILTSETDILDGIALSLLP; encoded by the coding sequence ATGGCATTAGTTGCAGGTATTGATTGTGGCACCAACTCCATTCGTTTAATCATTGCGCGCCGAGAAGCCCCGGACGCGCCCTTAGAGGTACTAACCCGGCAGATGCGGATAGTGCGCCTGGGAGAAGGCATCGATAAAACAGGGGAATTTGCCCCCGCTGCCCTGGAGCGCTGCTTTGCGGCGGCCGAAGAATATGCGCAGATCATCGCGGAATATGGGGTGGATAAAATCCGTTTCGTTGCCACTTCGGCTAGCCGGGATGCTAAGAATCGCGAAGACTTTTTCACCGGTATTAAGGAACGCCTGGGGGTAACCCCGGAAGTGATTTCGGGAGAGGAAGAAGCCACCCTATCTTTTAAGGGCGCCACTTCCTCCTTTAAAGACGAGGATGAACCGGTGTTGGTAGTCGATATCGGCGGAGGATCTACCGAGTTTGTTCTCGGGCAGCGCGGGAGGGTAATAGACACCATTTCCACCAATATGGGGTCGGTGCGGATTTTTGAGCGCTACTTGGCTCCGGTGATTTTGGCGGCAAAGGAAGGGGATGGCTCCCTGGATCCCCGCCAGACCCCCGGCATCGCTAAAGCCCTGATAAAAGCCTCTTTTGCGATTGATGGACTGATTGATGAGGCCGATAAGAAACTGGGGTTAGATCGGGCACGTACCTTGATTGGAGTGGCCGGAACGGTCACTACTATTACCGCTCACGCCCTCGGTTTAGAGGAGTACCAGCCCGAAAAAATTCACGGTTCGCGGATTACGCCCGCGCAAATGCTGCGTTCTTGTAACTGGATGATGAATCAGCCGGTATCCGTGCGCGCTGCCCTGGGCTATATGCCCACCGGGCGGGCAGATGTTATCGGAGCGGGCGCGCTAGTGTGGTCGCGGATTATTGAACGTGTCAATGGGGAAATAGAATTGGATGGCAGCGGCTTAAAAGAAATTTTGACTTCCGAAACCGATATTTTAGACGGTATTGCCCTCTCGCTTCTGCCCTAG
- a CDS encoding dolichyl-phosphate-mannose--protein mannosyltransferase, with protein MVPVSQENCSTLTIMPYPVNIEYMQAMPGRPAPPPPAAARQTLTKGDRRKTTRRRPRPHAPLWTSVTPLSRLYLHGWRGQREREAIENRRAWIVTVIVCVIAAIARLVRLGATRKLIFDETYYVKDAYSLWRFGYETNWPKSADSKFAVGDFALASADPAFVVHPPLGKWIIGLGMKIFGWSNPFGWRIATAICGIILVYLTCRLAWALFNSWILTGIAGMFIATDGVAISLSRVGLLDGILAAFCLAGVLCIVYDQLQVRQTLARRLLGAELGNDLAGVRWWLVAAGIWLGCACAVKWSGLYLLAVCGIFVFLRDLTLRLSALRISPRSLSKQYPGVKGQGRAWLGAIVRGGLPAFAQLVLVAFGVYLLNWWNWFTHPRAWGHGKTATAAGHTSWLDPISDYVTYMSEVMKFHTGVTSKHPYQSYPWQWLINQRPTSMLFEKPHGDNGDFTVEAMSSLGNPMLWWVGVIALAVIIYCTLIRRDWRAGIILLGYLGLWAPWMLYWYRTIFMFYMVVLTPFLAIAVTYLIGLLLGLLLPLPEPLLARRDQLVPPPQRTPDIAVSMGIALVIVILLVAIFFYPVVSGMPIPYSHWGWRMWFSSWI; from the coding sequence ATGGTGCCGGTATCCCAGGAAAACTGTTCCACTCTCACAATTATGCCCTATCCGGTTAATATCGAGTATATGCAAGCAATGCCTGGACGTCCCGCTCCGCCCCCGCCGGCAGCGGCACGGCAAACTTTGACGAAAGGCGATAGGCGGAAAACTACACGCCGTCGCCCCCGTCCGCACGCGCCTCTGTGGACCTCCGTTACCCCGCTATCTCGTCTCTACCTGCATGGATGGCGCGGGCAGCGGGAAAGGGAGGCAATCGAAAACCGCCGCGCCTGGATAGTTACCGTTATCGTCTGCGTGATTGCGGCGATCGCCCGCCTGGTACGACTGGGAGCTACCCGCAAGCTAATTTTCGATGAAACCTACTATGTGAAGGATGCCTATTCCCTGTGGCGTTTTGGTTACGAAACTAACTGGCCTAAGAGTGCCGACTCTAAGTTCGCGGTGGGTGATTTTGCGCTAGCTTCCGCGGATCCCGCATTCGTAGTGCATCCTCCCCTGGGTAAATGGATCATCGGCCTGGGAATGAAGATTTTTGGCTGGTCAAACCCCTTCGGTTGGCGGATCGCTACCGCGATTTGCGGGATTATCTTGGTCTACCTGACTTGCCGCCTGGCCTGGGCGCTATTTAACTCGTGGATCCTGACTGGGATTGCCGGCATGTTTATCGCCACCGATGGCGTGGCGATTTCTCTTTCTCGAGTGGGACTGCTGGACGGAATTTTAGCTGCGTTTTGCCTGGCGGGGGTACTTTGTATAGTTTATGACCAGCTGCAGGTGCGCCAGACGCTGGCTCGCCGGCTACTGGGAGCAGAGCTGGGTAATGACCTGGCGGGGGTGCGCTGGTGGCTGGTCGCGGCCGGGATTTGGCTAGGTTGTGCTTGCGCAGTGAAATGGTCTGGGCTTTATCTGCTAGCAGTATGCGGGATTTTTGTGTTCTTGCGGGATCTGACCCTGAGGCTTTCGGCGCTGCGGATATCTCCGCGCTCCCTCAGCAAGCAATATCCCGGGGTAAAAGGCCAGGGCCGCGCCTGGCTGGGAGCAATTGTGCGGGGAGGACTGCCGGCATTTGCGCAACTGGTGTTGGTGGCCTTCGGGGTGTATTTGCTGAACTGGTGGAACTGGTTTACCCACCCGCGCGCCTGGGGTCACGGAAAAACCGCCACCGCCGCCGGGCATACCTCCTGGCTGGACCCAATTTCTGATTACGTCACCTATATGAGTGAGGTAATGAAGTTCCATACCGGGGTAACCAGTAAACATCCTTATCAGTCTTACCCTTGGCAATGGCTGATCAATCAGCGTCCCACCTCGATGCTTTTTGAAAAACCGCATGGTGATAACGGAGATTTCACGGTAGAAGCCATGTCTTCGTTGGGTAACCCGATGCTGTGGTGGGTGGGGGTAATCGCCCTGGCAGTGATTATTTACTGTACTCTTATCCGCCGTGACTGGCGTGCAGGAATAATCTTGCTCGGCTACCTAGGGCTCTGGGCTCCCTGGATGCTTTACTGGTACCGCACCATTTTCATGTTCTATATGGTGGTGTTAACCCCTTTCCTGGCCATAGCGGTTACCTATCTAATCGGGCTTTTACTGGGGCTGCTGCTCCCCCTCCCTGAGCCGTTGCTAGCTCGCCGAGATCAGCTGGTTCCCCCACCGCAACGCACTCCCGATATCGCGGTTTCGATGGGGATTGCCCTGGTAATTGTGATTTTACTAGTCGCGATTTTCTTCTATCCGGTTGTGAGCGGAATGCCGATTCCCTATTCTCACTGGGGTTGGCGGATGTGGTTTAGTTCCTGGATTTAG
- the rsmI gene encoding 16S rRNA (cytidine(1402)-2'-O)-methyltransferase, whose product MRVEQFSWDTGTIALAATPIGNLADATPRLVSAFEQADLIAAEDTRRTGLLRERLGVGRRAPLVSCHEHNEADKAEQIVSCAADGQRVLLVSDAGMPTVSDPGYVIVQAAIKRGIPLTVLPGPSAPLLALALSGLPTDRFCFEGFLPRKQAALMRRLEELSGEERTMIFLESPRRLAASLGALAQVFGPSRPAAVCRELTKMHEEVWRGTLGELKEKAKDVRGEIVIVVAGASPQAPLEESEAVKLVLSRVESGERLKDAAKVVAAKNGLSAKTLYNRILAERK is encoded by the coding sequence GTGAGAGTGGAACAGTTTTCCTGGGATACCGGCACCATCGCTTTAGCAGCTACCCCGATTGGTAATCTTGCTGATGCTACCCCCCGCCTAGTTAGCGCCTTCGAACAGGCAGATTTGATTGCAGCTGAAGATACCCGCCGCACCGGGTTGCTGCGCGAACGCCTCGGGGTAGGTAGGCGTGCCCCTTTAGTTTCGTGTCACGAACATAACGAGGCCGATAAAGCCGAACAAATAGTTTCTTGCGCGGCGGACGGTCAGCGAGTTCTGCTGGTATCTGACGCGGGTATGCCCACGGTCTCTGACCCGGGGTATGTGATTGTGCAGGCAGCGATTAAACGGGGGATCCCGCTGACAGTCCTGCCCGGCCCCTCGGCGCCCTTGCTCGCCCTCGCCCTCTCCGGACTTCCTACAGATCGTTTCTGCTTTGAAGGATTCTTGCCCCGCAAACAAGCGGCCCTCATGCGGCGTCTAGAGGAGCTTTCCGGCGAGGAGCGCACCATGATTTTCTTGGAATCTCCCCGCCGTCTAGCAGCCAGCTTGGGGGCACTCGCCCAGGTTTTTGGGCCTTCTCGCCCTGCTGCGGTCTGCCGGGAACTCACCAAGATGCACGAGGAAGTGTGGCGGGGAACCCTCGGTGAGCTTAAAGAAAAAGCTAAAGACGTACGCGGAGAAATCGTGATTGTAGTTGCCGGAGCCTCGCCGCAGGCTCCCCTGGAGGAATCGGAAGCGGTAAAGCTCGTCCTCAGCCGGGTGGAAAGCGGGGAAAGACTAAAGGATGCCGCCAAAGTGGTGGCAGCCAAAAATGGACTTAGCGCCAAGACGCTTTATAACCGGATACTCGCTGAGCGAAAATAA